The genome window AATTTCATTGCTATTCATCAGAATTTTAACAAATTAAAATTGTAATCCGGTGAATAGTTTAAGAAAAAAGAAAACCGGTGGCATAATAATTCCCCCGATGATATTCAGATTAAGCAATCTGCTCCCCACAATGATTATCAGGAATATCATCATCCCTTGTCTTTCAAATCGTTGGAATTTATAATAATACTCGTCAGAGAGAAAAGCACCGAGAATTTTAGAACCATCTAACGGTGGAAATGGAATAAGATTAAAAATCCCCAAAGCCAGATTAATAAAAATCGTATAGAAAAGTATTTGGACTAAAATATTTGTATTAAACATTGCAGGGGTTGGATTGATCAATCTGAAAAATATGCTTACGACTGCTGCTGTAATAAAATTTGCAGCGGGACCGGCCAGAGAGACCAAAGCAGTATCACGTTTCATATCTTTAAAATTGTAGGGATTGATCGGAACCGGTTTTGCCCAACCGATGTGTGCGATAAACAACATTATTGTTCCGATCGGGTCAAGGTGTTTAAGCGGATTAAGGGTAAGCCTTCCGGCTCTTTTGGCTGTATCATCTCCCAATCTATAAGCAATCAATCCATGAGAAAATTCATGAATTGTTAAAGCAGATAAGACGGGGAAAATCAG of Candidatus Cloacimonadota bacterium contains these proteins:
- a CDS encoding site-2 protease family protein, whose protein sequence is MNFINQFFILIFPVLSALTIHEFSHGLIAYRLGDDTAKRAGRLTLNPLKHLDPIGTIMLFIAHIGWAKPVPINPYNFKDMKRDTALVSLAGPAANFITAAVVSIFFRLINPTPAMFNTNILVQILFYTIFINLALGIFNLIPFPPLDGSKILGAFLSDEYYYKFQRFERQGMMIFLIIIVGSRLLNLNIIGGIIMPPVFFFLKLFTGLQF